The following nucleotide sequence is from Apium graveolens cultivar Ventura chromosome 4, ASM990537v1, whole genome shotgun sequence.
tgcttacgaagaagataatgttccggaaaaggttgctccaaaggtggaggataaaaagaaaaatatggctctaaaggccatattaattgatgaagatgaaaatgacgAGGAGTTAAACCAGGAACTCCAAAATATCGATGAGAGTGAAGttgctctactcacgagacaacttTATCGTGTGCTTCAAAGCTAAACTCAAATATACGGAAAATGCTTCCTAACACTATGCCATAGATTGGATTCTGCAACACTTCACAGTGGGGTTGCAAAGAAAAGTGTAATAATAGCCTTCAAAACCAATATCTACTGCAACCCCTCTTTTTTGATATTGCGGTAGAGTCAAAATGTGTTACCAAAATGAAATATATAATTAAAGATGATTTTTTTGAATTTAACTAATTAGTAATTTTTTACatagaaataaaataataattgaatatatactttatttatttttagaagttaTTAATATTAGTGCaatgatttaaaatattataatgaTAAATTTAACGCTTTATAAAACTTAACAAGTTACTAGTGGATTTATTtacaatatttttatatttttgaatttcttcatttttcataaaaaaatattaaaaacaatatTAATTAGTGTAGTTATATTTgaaatacatattttatttatttttcaaaaataataatattagtGTAATTGAAAGTTTAAAAACTTATCAAGTCATTAGTGAATTGATTTATAATATATAGttgaatttatttattattcataattaAATGTTAAAAACATTATTTAAGAAcagaaaaaaattaattaaaataaaaaatgttGAGGCGGGGGTTGAAAATTGGGAAGCGGTAATGTTTTGAAATTTTAGACAAAAACCGGAAAGGGGCTTGAATACTCACAATTAAACACACACCCTCGCACACTCAACGAACCACCTCTCTCTGTTTTGTCTCAAAATTAGGGTTTTCATTAGAAGATGCCGGGCTTCAAAATTTGGGGATTTTATTTGGGGTTACTTAGGATTTCGTTTGGGGCTAAATAAGGTttcaatttccactctctaaaaaataggttcaaaattttggggttaggcTTTCACTAATATGGGTTTCTATTCGGGGTTTCAATCGAAGAGTGTTTTTCAAGACTTTAGGGTTCAAGTTTGGTTTTGGCTCAGAATCAACGGGTTAACCTTGATTTGTTTCGATTTTAAGGTATAACCCGCCTCTGTTTGTCTCGTTGAGGTCGAGAAGTCTCTTAAGCTTGTTTCCTCTTGCGCTATGCCTGCACTTCCAGGTTTCGGATTCTATTATCTTATAGTTCGTCATCAGTTATAAGGGTATAAGATCAGTTCTTTGTCCACCCGATAACATAAATGTTTTCTTTTTGGTTTTATTTTAGCCATGTTGTTCGGTAtcaatttaatttttatatattagtGTGGGTCTTAATAAGTGGTTTTTGGTCATATTTACTTTCAATGGATGACAAAACATATAAACTAATTGGTGTGGACTACCTTGGTAACAGAAAGGAAGACGGCAATGACCTAGGCTTGTTATGGATGATGATCTTCATTTATGTTGTCAGTTTTCTCGGCATTTTCAGCCTCACCCCTCTTCGAAAGGTATGGGTCTAAGCTTATACTTTTAAATTTTATACTTGATTACTGACTTTCACCTACATAAAATTTTGAATAATCAAATTATCTATGTTACTACTCGTACTTACTTTATATTACTAGAGAAAATGAAATTATATCCATTGTCAGTTTGTGAGCTTCTTTCTTTGGGATGCAAAATCTTATCTTTACCGGTCAAAGGTCCTTCTTGGTTGCAAGAAATCATGGCAAGACTTCATAAAATAAATACAATTTTGGTATAATTTACAATTGTAGTTTGTGCAGGTGCAACTATGAGCTACTTCAGCCACACCGATCCCAAGTTCCCTACTAATGACATGAAAGTAaccttaaaatgttataaattatttaaatgaATCATTCTACAGTATATATGAATCATTTTAAAGACTGCTAGTAAGAAAATTAAGGATATTAATGAGACGAAGGATTGAGCCGTGAAGATCTAGTACAGACTTTTTAAATTCTTTGGGTTTATCATGTCACTAGCTATAAGGGTAATAATATAGAGGACTACAATATATTTTAAAGTTAGTTTAGGCTGTAAACTACATTCCAGAGTTTTGATGGGGCAGTAGTATTAATCGGGGGCTATTAGAGGCTCTTTATGATTGGTCAGTAGTGTTATTTGGGTGCTAGGAGGGACTCACATGTGATACTATTACTATGTCTTGTCTGCTCATTGCTGCATAATGACTGCTTGACTAATTTTGCTGTCTTTGGTTGTCAGGTTATGGTCATGGATTATAAGCTCACATATCCTAGTGGAACTGCCACAACAACGTTGATAAATAGCTTCCACACGCATTCTGGTGCTGAGCACCAATTTACAACATTTTCAGAGCAAACACGAAGCAGTTGCGTTCCATGCAGTGGCTCGAGCTGTAGGAGGTTGGTTTTTATCTAGTATTACTGCATTCATATCTTTACTACCCGTGTTTTGTTAATATGCAAATGTTAGTTTTTATCTAGTATTACTGCGTTCATATCTCTTCTACCCGTGTTTTGTTATAGAATTCACATTTTTATAATGCGAAGATGTAATTTTACTTGTGTAAACTTTATGCTGTTCTTGTTTCTCAGAAAAAATTCGGAGCTCTAGGTTTCAAGTAGAATCTATTCGGAGCTCTAGGTTTCCGTAGACCGTAGAACTTACAAATGAAGTTGTTGACTTTATGAAAGAGACCTTTTCAACGTTGGACATCGATGGTGTAAGTTCTTGCTTCTCTGCTAACTGTCAGCACTTCCAATTTATGCACTGCTTATCTTTGTGAAGCGTGAACGTCAATAACCTCAATAACCTGCTGGATATTATGATAAGGTTGCTGGTAATACTCTACGTATCTTGAATTCTTGATTTGATTTCTTTAAGTATGATACAGTCAGTTGATACTATAATATATGTGAATATGTATTGCATAAGCTGCATTTAGTTTTCTCAGACCAGCAACCACAGTTTCTTGTGAAAGAATTTAGAATTTTTCAGATGATGTTGCCTCGTGGCCTAGTGGGGTTATTAGTTACCTTAAAAATGTTGCTTTGAATTACTTAGTTACTTAAAGTAAAAGAAATTTTACTTGATAGAAGTTAATGTCTGTTTAGATAGTGCAATTAATTGTGTGTAACTTCAAAGTTACTACAAAAAAATGACAAAATGTACTCACAAGCAGGAGGTAGTACTGATTTATCAAGTCAAAATGCAAACTAGAATAAGTGATAAATCCTCTCGCCATATTACTTGTTGAAATTTAATTTGCAGGTCTGTTTGAGTAAAAAATTATCAATCAAACAGTCCAATTTAGATTTTGTGACAtgcaaagaagaaaaagatgaccTAACGGGGTTTATCAGTTATCACTTGCAAACTGTGTCCTTTAGGCAAACTAAAGTTTTCATTAGTTAATCAAGGGTTGTCTGAATTTTTCTCAGGATGGGTCCCTTCGAACAGGTGAAGTTGAAGATCTTTTTTCTACTGCTCCTGAAAGGTAATGTCTGACCTACGTGGTATTAGTTTATTATCCTTATGAACACAATTTTAAATAGATTGCTTTCGTGTTTGCAAAATTTGTGTCTGGAAGAGAAGTTGAAATTCCATCTCTCTAGTTTTTTTAAAGATGCTGCCCCTTGAGAGCTTATAGTGAGAGAGTTTTGTGGTTTAGCAAATTTACATTGTGGGTATACTAGAACAAAGAACTAGGTGTTGTGATAATGGAAGAAATTTTGTTGGGCcatttaatatgaactagtagcTTTTGATATCAAATTATGGGAGTACAACATATCAGATGAAATTGTGCTGGGTCTTTTGACTATAAATGCTAGCCATATCTCAAAGTTGGTGGATGCCACAATACATATTCTGAATATACCACTGTCAATAGATGGCTCAGTGCTGCTAAACATTTTCATGAGAGAAAGAGAAACTGATCTCGAAGATATTGACTTCTCTACTTGTTGAGTTGTAAGATAGTTGAGGCCAATTTAATCAAAAGGGAAAGCATATGCTTTCTGTAACCAAAGCCATTCAATATCTAATGGATGGTTGATGTCTTGTTACTTGAGTTATGATCAATTCGCAATCACAATTTTGATTTGTAGCTACTAAACTGAAACTGTGAAGATATTCATCAAGTTCAGAATGTACATTGTAACTTTTAAAGAGGTATTATTAGTTACTCATGTAGTTTATGTAGTTATCTACAATCCTCAACAAGGCAGTAACTGCAATTtctcatattttcagatattatttttataattatttggaattgtttatgtgaattttagtgaattagaGGATAATTGGAATtggtgtttgggtgtttatatgtgatattatttgagtatttgaatttttatatgtgcagaataaaatatagataattgtgatatttttcgggtaattttggactgttatatgattttataatgatttatggatttataaattattttttgagtaattataaaatcattttataaagcCGTGATtcgtccaacttcaaccttttttacgtttttacgacccgaaactcttccgaaaactccttcctaacctaatctggcaATTCCTGACATTTTCCGCGTTTTAACTTTTTAATCCGGATTACATTTTGACCCGTACGCatcccggcgtacaattttcgatacgataatcatttcggtatatcactaaaacccgtattctcgagagacgggatatttttgcattattttcgtataaagtattttataagaagcccggttttgataattatccaaatctaataataaattatatcgttttatagttacttagcagctaagtaatgTATTTTTGGATCCGATAAGATTCAACATGATACTTGTTACATGTTTAAAATGCAATTATATAAATCGATCCGTAATTTAGGCGTGTATTTATTTGTGTTATTCATTTTATCTCGTTGTATGTGtattgaatgtattttatgtgttttcgggattttctctTTATTTCGGAAGCATTTATGTTTTTCAAAAATATACGGACTGgaaccccaccgggacgtcaaagccaacaaaattcatgtttttatttttatcaaattattcgtattttaaatacccagtatttctgcatttttgaattattcacaaatTTTGAGGAAATTTTGAGACGAATCTTATACTTTACTGTTTTTcaaattattccccgtaattataattttgggggcttaattattttaattaagggataaaaacacTCTTATTTGATTTTAGGGtgtctatttttgtaataatataaatagcccattttcttgtatttttttttcattaaaaacaaaaattcaagaacaaaagTGGGGGTGAAGTTTTGTTCCTGATCTTTGATTGATGATTCCAGGAGCCTCAGTAATCCGTTTTTGATGTATGAATAACCGAAACGAAGCCCTTGAAGAGCCCTTTATTTAATACCAACATCATTGCATAATATGGGGTATtgcaaattttatttttttcaattatGAACACGGATTGTGTTCTTGATTCTGGATGTTTGTTTTATGTTTGTGATGCTTCAACTAGCTTCTAAGTGTTAATTAGGATCGAATTATGTCAAAATATTGATGGTTTGATTATATGTTTGTGCAAACCGAGTTTTCGATTTTCATCggtttttattttgatttttttggtTAATAGGTATTGGATCTGATTATTTTGATCATGTAGATAGATTGTATATTTTTCAAGCTTTAATTTGGTATATAGTACATTGAATTTGGTTAAGAATTGTGGTTTTTCCGTGTTTTGCCGGAAAATATGAGTTCGAGGCCGGAATTTGATTGGGTTCCGAGTTTGGTCGATGTTCTGCGGTTGATTTTGTTGGTTCTGAGTCGCATGAGTGATAAGGAGTAGTTTGGTGTGAAAAAATGGTTCGATTGGACGGTTTTGGGGCGGGATAGAGGCTCGCCGGACCGGAACAGGCCGACCATTTTCTGGggaaacccagaatccggcgacctGTTCTTCAAGTCCCGGCCACCTGCCACCGTCTATGCCGCCATTCAATCCAGGGAAGAAGATGACTGAAAACCAGAACTTGTTTCtgtgttttttgatttttttaaaatcaaaattcagttttaaatcctaaaatcatttttaatttcaaaatttaatttggttaataatttaataattaactgaattgtttttaaattccaaaattttattttattttattattttcaagaAAATtctatttgatttaattatttataatttattttaattgattatttatggatataattaattgattaatatatttaatcaattaattttatttataaatagttaaataaagtataattattcataattaattcaaataattcctaaagattatttttcaagtttttaaaaatcatattttggtattcaaaaaaatcaattaatattattattaattgatttatttatattttattcttattttatttctagaaaataaaccgttcgtccgttgaatacgaaacgaacgcctctagactcagaaaaatactCCGATTTCAATAAATGTACtcttgagacctaatttcttttgtattgaaagactgtttgatttttaaatcattctgagtcaatttttgatcgataaatcatatttttgacccggtttcagttttaaacatattgagtcgaaccttttgacgaaccgaggcgtgtgtgatatgaattatgtgatacatgagttatgtgcttatgtgctatgtgaattatttGCGTACGTGGGTCAAAAGTTTTGTGTTTGAATGTTTCTTTTACGTgggggctatcgtatgggtagacattagggttttgacgcgcagttcgtcgagttattatcgtttagacgattaaagctatatcttttaattatagatgcggatcgttAGAATTGATCATGACAAGGTATTGGATAAAGAATGGGGTGGAATGGTATAAGATATCTAGCTACTAGCAATCACAGGAGCAGCATAGtagtgaagtgttgaaaagaaggacggtgatattttgagagagaatatcagaatagatgcgtcattgctagtgtgactaactgctaaatctcaaaggcaagtatccctatcatcacttatcgttcaagtgatatttattttaaatattcttatgcaagtattgctttccctattctcagttcggaataaataaatgttttacatatcgcgaaattaaatgattttgtttatgcaagtattcttctgttattctatgttcagaatagctaggtgattttacttatcaaattactgtatttataaatattttggattttgagaaagatgattttgttgcgagtattcctgcccaagtgaatgggggaataaaattaattaggatgtcgattgattcggctcctttttcaataaaaaagggtttttaagattggaatggttactggtacatcataggtgatcgagatatcggtccagctgtaatatctttcaaggcttgttatgcctttttcggcgccctataggtaccgtattattacgggatacgggtagtacctatacttACGGTATGGCTGTGGGATACCGGTGTTTTTTCGCGAATGATCATCGGAAACatcatgaaatataattggttccaatctaaattgaaatctaaatttctttattgttttggataatcatagaataaatgatttatcaactgttttcaTTTTGGAGTAATagtaaaatgcagttttgattcagattctgatttatgctgatacttacattgttgttaaatatcaaagatggtattagtatagatgattgatgttgacttcagtatgggatgttgtgagcatcaaagatcgtattgatatctaatttgatatgacaaaaaaataagtattaatttcaaaagttcggttttgagtaaagtttatgattcaatccataatcattgtttcatgttattgtggtttacgatatttccgtaaacactgttttacgagttttattctcgtcaataTTCAAattattgctgaagcatttcgctcaaaaatatcaaa
It contains:
- the LOC141716999 gene encoding putative metal-nicotianamine transporter YSL6, with amino-acid sequence MMIFIYVVSFLGIFSLTPLRKVMVMDYKLTYPSGTATTTLINSFHTHSGAEHQFTTFSEQTRSSCVPCSGSSCRRKNSEL